A window of the Cystobacter fuscus genome harbors these coding sequences:
- a CDS encoding efflux RND transporter permease subunit: MIDAILRGSLSHRLAVLIAASVMLVWGAYTASRMPVDVFPDLTAPTVTVITEGHGMAPEELETRVTLPIESSLNGAPGVRRVRSATGVGISVIYAEFDWGTDIYRARQTVSEKLQLVRDTLPAEVEAPVLAPISSIMGEILFLAVTTGNGTEMEARAFADFTLRRRLLAVAGVSQVIVTGGERRQFEVVLRPERLAAQGVTVGEVVRALEETNANVSAGFVNEGGQEYLVHGIGRVRTPEDVAETLVTWRGEQPVLVRHLGEVRMGAALSRGKGSFGGQPAVIVGVQKQPGSNTLELTRRIDRELDELSRTLPEGMTLQRDIFRQADFIEVAIGNVLEALRDGVVLVLLIVLAFLRSGRASAITLIAIPLSLVTAVFALSAFGATLNTMTLGGMAIAVGELVDDAVIDVENVVRRLRQNALLPEDTRRPALEIVLTASQEIRGSIVFATLIVVLVFLPLFFLSGVEGRLLQPLGVAYVVSLAASLFVAVTLTPVLCSYLLPGSKAVSAAHEPRLSQWLKQRYTPLLERAIQRWRLVASVSFALLATAGAALALSGRSFLPEFREGTLTIAAVTLPGTSLAGFDATGRRLEQILLRHPEVVSVARRTGRAEMDEHAQGVNAAELDVSLRETDRSREEFLEALRRDFSLLPGVSITIGQPISHRIDHMLSGTRASIAVKVFGDDLAELRRVGTEVEAAMRGVPGVVDLSREQQADIPLVRVRFDRVAIARHGLRVADVARALEVGSGVHVVSQVMEGQAVFDLVVRTEPSRVQSLEDLQELLVTTPRGARVPLRALAHVHRDRGPNEIGRENVQRKLVVSCNLAGRDVVSVVRDIQTAVERSVRLPAGYQIVYGGQFESAEGATHTLGLLGLACLVGMFGLLYTAFGSVRDAVLVMVNLPLALIGGAAGVLLQGGVLSIASLVGFITLFGIATRNGIMLVSHIRHLVHAEGVRNIDEAIRRGAQERLVPILMTALAAGLGLVPLALSGGEPGSEIQAPMAIVILCGLSSSTALNMFVVPALYRRFGALAREGASARGVRPRRAR, translated from the coding sequence ATGATCGACGCGATTCTTCGTGGCTCCCTCTCGCATCGCCTCGCGGTGCTCATCGCCGCGAGCGTGATGCTCGTATGGGGGGCGTACACCGCCTCGCGGATGCCGGTCGACGTCTTCCCGGATCTCACGGCGCCCACGGTGACCGTCATCACCGAGGGGCACGGCATGGCGCCCGAGGAGCTCGAGACGCGGGTGACCTTGCCCATCGAGTCCTCCCTCAACGGTGCGCCGGGAGTCAGGCGCGTGCGCTCGGCGACGGGGGTGGGCATCTCGGTCATCTACGCCGAGTTCGACTGGGGAACGGACATCTACCGCGCGCGGCAGACCGTGAGCGAGAAGCTCCAGCTCGTGCGCGACACGCTTCCCGCCGAGGTCGAAGCGCCGGTGCTCGCCCCCATCTCGTCCATCATGGGGGAGATCCTCTTCCTCGCCGTGACGACCGGGAACGGGACGGAGATGGAGGCGCGAGCGTTCGCGGACTTCACGCTGCGCAGACGGCTGCTCGCCGTGGCTGGTGTGTCGCAGGTCATCGTGACGGGTGGCGAGCGCAGGCAGTTCGAGGTGGTGCTCCGGCCCGAGCGTCTGGCGGCCCAGGGGGTCACGGTGGGGGAGGTGGTCCGGGCGCTCGAGGAGACGAACGCCAACGTGTCGGCGGGCTTCGTGAACGAGGGGGGGCAGGAGTACCTGGTGCATGGCATCGGCCGAGTGCGCACGCCCGAAGACGTCGCGGAGACGCTCGTCACCTGGCGGGGGGAGCAGCCCGTCCTCGTGCGTCACCTCGGCGAGGTCCGGATGGGCGCCGCGCTCTCCCGGGGGAAGGGCTCCTTCGGTGGTCAGCCCGCGGTCATCGTCGGCGTGCAGAAACAACCGGGCTCCAACACCCTGGAGCTCACCCGGCGCATCGACCGGGAGCTCGATGAGCTGTCGCGCACGCTGCCCGAGGGAATGACCCTCCAGCGCGACATCTTCCGCCAGGCGGACTTCATCGAGGTGGCCATTGGCAACGTGCTCGAGGCGCTTCGGGATGGCGTCGTGCTCGTGCTCCTCATCGTCCTCGCCTTCCTGCGCAGCGGGCGCGCGAGTGCCATCACCCTCATCGCCATTCCGCTCTCGCTCGTGACGGCGGTGTTCGCGTTGTCGGCGTTCGGCGCGACCCTCAACACCATGACCCTGGGCGGCATGGCCATCGCCGTCGGGGAACTGGTGGACGACGCGGTCATCGACGTCGAGAACGTCGTGCGGCGCCTGCGGCAGAACGCGCTGCTGCCCGAGGACACGCGGCGCCCCGCGCTCGAGATCGTCCTCACCGCCAGCCAGGAGATTCGCGGCAGCATCGTCTTCGCGACGCTCATCGTGGTGCTCGTCTTCCTGCCGCTGTTCTTCCTCTCCGGGGTCGAGGGGCGTCTCTTGCAGCCGCTCGGCGTGGCGTACGTGGTCTCGCTCGCCGCCTCGCTCTTCGTCGCCGTGACGCTCACCCCGGTCCTGTGCTCCTACCTGTTGCCCGGCTCGAAGGCCGTCTCCGCCGCGCACGAGCCGCGCTTGTCCCAGTGGCTCAAGCAGCGGTACACGCCGCTGCTCGAGCGCGCCATCCAGCGCTGGCGGCTCGTGGCCTCGGTCTCGTTCGCCTTGCTGGCGACGGCGGGCGCCGCGCTCGCGCTGTCGGGCCGCTCCTTCCTCCCGGAGTTCCGTGAGGGCACGCTGACCATCGCGGCGGTGACGCTTCCGGGGACATCGCTCGCCGGGTTCGATGCCACCGGAAGGCGCCTCGAGCAGATCCTCCTGCGGCATCCCGAGGTGGTCTCCGTCGCCCGCCGTACGGGACGCGCCGAAATGGACGAGCACGCCCAGGGGGTGAACGCCGCGGAACTCGACGTGAGCCTGCGCGAGACGGACCGCTCCCGGGAGGAGTTCCTCGAGGCCCTGCGGAGGGACTTCTCGCTGCTGCCGGGGGTGAGCATCACGATCGGTCAGCCCATCTCCCACCGCATCGATCACATGCTCTCCGGCACGCGGGCGAGCATCGCGGTGAAGGTCTTCGGAGACGATCTCGCCGAGCTGCGCCGGGTGGGCACCGAGGTCGAGGCCGCGATGCGCGGTGTGCCGGGCGTGGTGGATCTCTCCCGGGAGCAGCAGGCCGACATCCCCCTCGTGCGCGTCCGCTTCGATCGCGTCGCCATCGCCCGCCATGGCCTGCGCGTCGCCGACGTCGCGCGCGCGCTGGAGGTGGGCTCGGGCGTGCACGTCGTGTCGCAGGTGATGGAAGGTCAGGCGGTCTTCGATCTCGTGGTGCGCACCGAGCCGAGCCGGGTCCAGTCCCTCGAGGATCTCCAGGAGCTGCTCGTGACGACACCGCGCGGAGCCAGGGTTCCGTTGCGCGCGCTCGCGCACGTGCACCGCGACCGGGGACCGAACGAGATCGGCCGCGAGAACGTGCAGCGCAAGCTCGTCGTGAGCTGCAATCTCGCGGGGCGTGACGTCGTGAGCGTGGTGCGCGACATCCAGACGGCGGTGGAGCGCTCGGTGCGCCTGCCGGCCGGCTACCAGATCGTGTATGGGGGGCAGTTCGAGAGCGCGGAAGGCGCCACCCACACCCTGGGGTTGCTCGGCCTCGCGTGCCTCGTGGGCATGTTCGGGCTGCTGTACACGGCGTTCGGCTCGGTGCGTGACGCGGTGTTGGTGATGGTGAACCTCCCCCTGGCGCTCATCGGAGGCGCGGCCGGCGTCCTGCTCCAGGGAGGGGTGCTCTCGATCGCGTCGCTCGTGGGCTTCATCACGCTGTTCGGCATCGCGACGCGCAACGGCATCATGCTCGTCTCGCACATCCGGCACCTGGTCCACGCGGAGGGCGTACGGAACATCGACGAGGCCATCCGGCGCGGCGCCCAGGAGAGGCTCGTGCCCATCCTGATGACCGCGCTCGCGGCGGGGCTCGGCCTGGTGCCCCTCGCGCTCTCCGGTGGCGAGCCGGGCAGCGAGATCCAGGCGCCCATGGCCATCGTCATCCTGTGCGGCCTGTCGAGCTCGACCGCGCTCAACATGTTCGTCGTGCCCGCCCTGTACCGCCGCTTCGGCGCGCTGGCGCGCGAGGGGGCCTCGGCCCGCGGCGTCAGGCCTCGGCGCGCGCGTTGA
- a CDS encoding efflux RND transporter periplasmic adaptor subunit, whose protein sequence is MTKLEGFAALAEGRVSVVLRGDSGEERFDSQGPSVPGIFRPVVKPAATGRRRLLVEIRAPGLSADHDLGDVTVFESAAAARAGIPEEPEAPGRIPFLKEQQWPIEFATALVSEHALRPTLRATGEVRARSDGEVLVRAPAAGRVATSGRAFPRLGEQVSVDDPLGVIAPRLEAADVASLELAITRADLELRFAERERERLEKLRAEGAVPERRVEEAVRATEDAQASLSAARRRLEQFRRVQRTAGGGEGTVALRAPLSGTVTELHVAPGAFVEVGAPLFRVTDLTQLWLEARVAEIDVGRLGTPRGASFLVEGGEEAIELPADALVTRGQVIDPLTRTLPLVFTVDNAGARWAVGAFARVLIVNGEERRALAVPESSVVDDSGVSVVFVQVEGESFERRVVRLGVRDRGHAEVLSGVRTGEHVVTRGAWSVKLAASSGSIPAHGHSH, encoded by the coding sequence GTGACGAAGCTCGAGGGCTTCGCGGCGCTGGCCGAGGGGAGGGTGAGCGTGGTGCTGCGGGGTGACTCCGGCGAGGAGCGCTTCGACAGTCAGGGCCCATCGGTTCCCGGCATCTTCCGCCCCGTGGTGAAGCCGGCCGCCACGGGCAGGCGTCGGCTGCTCGTGGAGATCCGCGCGCCGGGTCTGTCCGCGGACCACGATCTCGGCGACGTGACGGTCTTCGAGAGCGCCGCCGCCGCGCGCGCCGGGATTCCCGAGGAGCCCGAAGCCCCGGGCCGCATCCCCTTCCTCAAGGAGCAGCAATGGCCCATCGAGTTCGCGACCGCGCTCGTCTCCGAACACGCCCTGCGTCCGACCCTGCGCGCGACCGGCGAGGTGCGTGCCCGGTCCGACGGAGAGGTCCTCGTGAGGGCGCCCGCCGCGGGCCGGGTCGCGACGAGTGGAAGGGCCTTTCCACGCCTCGGCGAACAGGTCTCCGTCGATGATCCGCTCGGGGTGATCGCGCCCCGGCTCGAGGCCGCGGACGTGGCGTCCCTCGAACTCGCCATCACGCGCGCGGACCTGGAGCTGCGCTTCGCGGAGCGCGAGCGCGAACGTCTCGAGAAACTGCGGGCCGAGGGCGCGGTGCCCGAGCGACGTGTCGAGGAGGCGGTCCGTGCCACCGAGGACGCCCAGGCCTCGCTCTCGGCGGCGCGGCGGCGGCTCGAGCAGTTCCGCCGCGTACAACGGACGGCCGGCGGCGGCGAGGGCACGGTCGCGCTGCGTGCTCCGCTGTCGGGCACCGTGACCGAACTCCACGTCGCCCCGGGCGCCTTCGTCGAGGTGGGGGCGCCGCTGTTCCGGGTCACCGACCTCACCCAGCTCTGGCTGGAGGCCCGCGTGGCCGAGATCGACGTGGGCCGGCTCGGCACGCCCCGCGGTGCGTCGTTCCTCGTCGAGGGCGGCGAGGAGGCCATCGAACTTCCCGCCGATGCACTGGTCACTCGGGGACAGGTCATCGATCCGCTCACGCGGACGCTTCCGCTCGTGTTCACGGTGGACAACGCGGGGGCCCGGTGGGCGGTGGGGGCCTTCGCGCGCGTCCTCATCGTCAACGGGGAGGAGCGCCGCGCCCTCGCCGTGCCGGAGTCGTCGGTGGTCGACGACAGCGGCGTGTCCGTCGTCTTCGTGCAGGTCGAGGGAGAGTCCTTCGAGCGCCGGGTGGTGCGCCTCGGGGTGCGCGACCGGGGCCACGCCGAGGTGTTGAGTGGCGTTCGCACCGGAGAGCACGTCGTCACGCGCGGCGCATGGTCCGTGAAGCTCGCCGCGTCGAGCGGCTCCATTCCCGCCCACGGGCACTCGCACTGA
- a CDS encoding TolC family protein → MVARFLVGLWLVLVFAAGAEAQEPEPGPVLTEREAVARALRRAPLRDTLEGDVTAEEGRGWAAGAYPNPQLAYMREQTFGASGSREDYVSLSQALDLGARRALQGEAGGARARAARREGEATGLSVAAQARLRFHEVLYRQARINALEGWGGRIEQALTFVTRREQRGDAATYDRRRVERERAVAMGRLETERAALERARARLQALLGADASTMTVTGTLLPDTEPAELLALRASNGSRPDLLALDLRLEAATLERRAASRWWAPDLLLEGGWKGVDLGGQGRTDGFLFGASLSLPLWDRASGLARVAAGEAQAARGRRALLESELDGELAGARAEAVRLRRAASEFHERTTEVSGELVRIASAGYEGGELGLLELLDAHRGATDDSLTALDMAHAARRARIELDRLTGAGLP, encoded by the coding sequence ATGGTCGCTCGGTTTTTGGTGGGCCTCTGGCTCGTCCTCGTGTTCGCCGCGGGCGCGGAGGCACAGGAGCCCGAGCCGGGCCCGGTGCTCACCGAGCGCGAGGCCGTGGCCCGTGCGCTTCGCCGAGCCCCCCTGCGCGACACCCTCGAGGGAGATGTCACCGCCGAAGAGGGACGTGGATGGGCCGCGGGCGCGTATCCCAATCCGCAGCTCGCGTACATGCGTGAGCAGACCTTCGGCGCTTCCGGGTCGCGTGAGGACTATGTCTCGCTGTCCCAGGCTCTCGACCTCGGGGCCCGGCGCGCGCTCCAGGGCGAGGCCGGCGGGGCGCGAGCACGTGCCGCACGGCGGGAGGGTGAGGCCACCGGGCTGTCGGTCGCCGCGCAGGCCCGTCTGCGCTTCCACGAGGTGCTCTATCGGCAGGCCCGGATCAACGCGCTGGAGGGGTGGGGCGGCCGGATCGAGCAGGCGCTGACCTTCGTGACGCGCCGTGAGCAACGAGGTGATGCCGCGACGTACGACCGGAGGCGTGTCGAGCGGGAGCGCGCCGTGGCGATGGGCCGGCTGGAAACGGAGCGAGCCGCGCTCGAGCGGGCACGGGCACGGCTCCAGGCGCTCCTCGGCGCCGATGCCTCGACGATGACCGTGACGGGAACACTCCTGCCCGACACGGAGCCCGCGGAGTTGCTGGCCCTGCGCGCCTCGAACGGCTCGCGTCCCGATCTGCTGGCGCTCGATCTGCGCCTCGAGGCCGCCACGCTCGAGCGGCGGGCGGCTTCTCGTTGGTGGGCACCGGACCTGCTGCTCGAAGGCGGCTGGAAGGGCGTGGATCTCGGAGGCCAGGGGCGCACCGATGGCTTCCTGTTCGGGGCGTCCTTGTCCCTTCCCCTGTGGGATCGAGCGTCGGGGCTCGCCCGTGTCGCGGCGGGCGAGGCCCAGGCCGCGCGAGGGCGGCGCGCGCTGCTCGAATCGGAACTCGACGGGGAGTTGGCGGGCGCGCGGGCGGAAGCCGTCCGGTTGCGCCGCGCGGCCTCGGAGTTCCACGAGCGCACCACCGAGGTTTCCGGTGAACTCGTACGCATCGCTTCCGCGGGGTACGAGGGCGGGGAGTTGGGGCTGCTCGAGCTGCTCGATGCCCACCGGGGCGCCACGGACGATTCCCTCACCGCGCTCGACATGGCGCACGCCGCGCGCCGGGCGCGCATCGAGCTGGATCGGCTCACGGGAGCTGGGTTGCCATGA
- a CDS encoding M56 family metallopeptidase: MSPGLHSAQFFLLAAVVFLALGSLLSALGARVFASRLSRWEPRARHRFLVLLAVLPILTALALMLSASLPSLLSLVVPRLDHCATHDDGHAHLCFIHLPRSGIHLAWVLGLVFVVSHVSLRAALGALDVVRAVRVLGALARTGEPRHELGVTVIETSRPVCLTAGLLRPRVFLSRGLLDSLGEEERAIVLAHERAHARRRDALVASLVRALGVFHLPPVARWLVRELEIAAEQACDEDAASAVGDRIAVASAILRVERATRHVVAGRLAPVAVAFGQCAVERRVESLLAEPAPSRSLRGVALCLVAALVGVLGTSAGLHHLTESLLSVVAH, from the coding sequence ATGAGCCCTGGTCTGCACAGCGCGCAGTTCTTCCTGCTGGCGGCGGTCGTGTTCCTCGCCCTGGGCTCGCTCCTCTCGGCCCTGGGCGCGCGCGTCTTCGCCTCCCGGTTGTCGCGCTGGGAACCGAGGGCCCGTCATCGTTTCCTCGTCTTGTTGGCGGTACTGCCAATCCTCACGGCGCTCGCGCTGATGCTGTCCGCGAGCCTTCCGTCGCTGCTCTCGCTCGTGGTGCCGCGTCTCGACCATTGCGCCACGCATGACGATGGGCACGCGCACCTGTGCTTCATCCATCTGCCCAGGAGCGGAATCCACCTGGCCTGGGTGCTGGGGCTCGTCTTCGTCGTGAGCCACGTCTCGCTGCGCGCGGCCCTCGGAGCCCTGGACGTGGTGCGCGCGGTGCGCGTGCTCGGTGCCCTCGCGAGGACCGGCGAGCCACGCCACGAGCTGGGCGTCACCGTGATCGAGACCTCGCGGCCCGTGTGCCTGACGGCGGGCCTCTTGCGCCCCCGGGTCTTCCTGTCACGCGGGCTGCTCGACTCGCTCGGCGAGGAAGAGCGCGCCATCGTCCTGGCCCACGAGCGGGCCCATGCGCGCCGCCGCGATGCCCTCGTCGCCAGCCTCGTGCGCGCGTTGGGTGTGTTTCACCTGCCCCCGGTGGCGCGCTGGCTCGTGCGCGAACTGGAGATCGCCGCCGAGCAGGCCTGCGACGAAGACGCCGCCAGCGCCGTGGGCGATCGCATCGCCGTGGCGTCCGCGATCCTCCGCGTCGAGCGCGCGACACGACACGTGGTGGCTGGACGGCTCGCTCCCGTGGCCGTCGCGTTCGGGCAATGCGCGGTGGAGCGGCGCGTGGAGTCGTTGCTCGCCGAGCCCGCGCCCTCGAGGTCGCTGCGCGGGGTGGCGCTCTGTCTCGTCGCCGCGCTCGTGGGAGTCCTCGGTACTTCCGCCGGGTTGCACCACCTCACCGAATCCCTTCTCTCCGTCGTCGCGCACTGA
- a CDS encoding BlaI/MecI/CopY family transcriptional regulator: protein MSSSGPVRPPLLGELEAAVMNHLWSGGEGDAKSVHVALGKRRGITLNTIQSTLKRLFEKGLLERDKVSHAHVYKARVSREEFHRDLVGELVGGLMDGQAEAVVSAFVDVTERAGLEHLERLEALVAERRRKLERGPR from the coding sequence GTGAGTTCCTCCGGTCCCGTTCGTCCGCCTCTCCTCGGTGAGCTCGAAGCCGCCGTGATGAATCACCTGTGGTCGGGGGGAGAAGGCGACGCGAAGTCCGTTCACGTGGCGCTCGGCAAGCGGCGGGGGATCACGCTCAACACGATCCAGTCGACGCTCAAGCGCCTCTTCGAGAAGGGGCTGCTCGAACGGGACAAGGTCAGCCACGCCCATGTGTACAAGGCCCGGGTGAGCCGCGAGGAGTTCCATCGTGATCTCGTGGGCGAGCTCGTCGGCGGCTTGATGGATGGGCAGGCCGAGGCCGTGGTGTCGGCGTTCGTCGATGTCACCGAGCGCGCGGGGCTGGAGCACCTCGAGCGCCTGGAGGCGCTCGTCGCGGAGCGGCGGCGGAAACTCGAGCGGGGCCCACGATGA
- a CDS encoding M91 family zinc metallopeptidase, with protein MRPSARGGVNLSGTTAPPPAPPLPPRPAVTTAPGQPPRSVNASLQDELNRASLKPADHGVVHPDLPGIRTRREPFSQPHEFADFTRDARASTHRLMENPTGQEMLTDINNKTGQLNPGATGTAQKPLTAVDIHSSNKMTHSPRVSGNTAEEKLASAKPAYRFDGQPGTGAASTVKYNPNAGRSDPGDVALRPGDFRANSLGHEMVHAHRAAHGLQVPPLEASKHAQNSMLKKYDPQTPGDVNYPKQVINQHALLKEEFETVGLQRTPGHPDAPTEKKIRKELGMPPRTNYSGEVPGGANHQELQRVDEALDNRLGVSKRFNLTDSPVTKIVNHLEK; from the coding sequence ATGCGGCCCTCGGCCAGGGGTGGCGTCAACCTGAGCGGCACCACCGCCCCTCCCCCCGCGCCGCCTCTCCCGCCGCGGCCCGCCGTGACCACCGCGCCCGGCCAGCCTCCCCGGAGCGTGAACGCCTCGCTCCAGGACGAACTCAATCGGGCGTCGCTCAAGCCGGCGGACCACGGTGTCGTGCATCCGGACCTGCCGGGCATCCGCACCCGCCGGGAGCCGTTTTCACAGCCCCATGAGTTCGCCGACTTCACGCGCGACGCCCGGGCCTCCACGCACCGGCTGATGGAGAATCCCACCGGTCAGGAGATGCTGACGGACATCAACAACAAGACCGGGCAGCTCAACCCCGGCGCCACGGGGACGGCCCAGAAACCGCTGACGGCCGTGGACATCCACTCCAGCAACAAGATGACCCATTCCCCCCGGGTCTCGGGAAACACGGCCGAGGAGAAGCTCGCGTCCGCGAAGCCCGCGTACCGCTTCGATGGCCAGCCCGGCACGGGCGCCGCCAGCACCGTCAAATACAATCCGAACGCGGGAAGGAGCGATCCCGGGGACGTGGCGCTGCGTCCCGGGGACTTCCGCGCCAACAGCCTGGGGCACGAGATGGTTCACGCCCATCGCGCGGCCCATGGCCTCCAGGTCCCCCCGCTGGAAGCCAGCAAGCATGCCCAGAACTCCATGCTCAAGAAGTACGATCCCCAGACTCCAGGGGACGTGAACTACCCCAAGCAGGTCATCAATCAGCACGCCCTCCTCAAGGAGGAGTTCGAGACGGTGGGCCTCCAGCGCACTCCGGGCCATCCCGATGCTCCGACGGAGAAAAAGATCCGCAAGGAGCTCGGGATGCCCCCGCGCACGAACTACTCGGGCGAGGTTCCCGGAGGCGCCAACCATCAAGAGCTGCAGCGGGTCGACGAGGCGCTCGACAACCGGCTCGGTGTCTCGAAGCGGTTCAACCTGACGGATTCGCCGGTCACCAAGATCGTCAACCATTTGGAGAAGTGA
- a CDS encoding M91 family zinc metallopeptidase, which produces MMKVNRPNVSPSPSPTTSTARSAPTSPTTPTSAPTSTQRTQATGPTAPPPATDSLSTTMRPSARGGVNLSGTTAPPPAPPLPPSRPAVTAAPGQPPRSVNASLEDELKQGRASLKKTDHGVVHPELPGIRTRRDNLAPHEFADHTRDSRASIHTLMENNPNGTQSVGNKMLTDINGSTAKLNNGSLGTAQNPATAVDIHAGNKMTHGPRLGEFDRVAIGKDLAALDPNDQAGRARVIEKHQQKALLETNSAYRAGGHAGEGRASTVKYNANEASSPQNRANSMGHEMVHAHRAANGMQVGTVQQSNLQHHPAFDAANKVEAGGGQRLKDNINFHAQLKEEFETVGMQPTPGRPNAPSENKIRQQLGMPQRTDYSGHTPATAAEGLQDMKEQPDTRTAWQKVKREPIPGAEQRAQDVQQIVNHLEK; this is translated from the coding sequence ATGATGAAAGTCAACCGGCCGAACGTCAGCCCGTCCCCTTCTCCGACGACCTCGACGGCGCGCAGCGCGCCGACCTCGCCAACGACTCCCACGTCGGCCCCCACGTCCACTCAGCGCACCCAGGCCACGGGCCCCACCGCTCCGCCTCCGGCCACCGATTCACTCTCCACGACCATGAGGCCCTCGGCCAGGGGGGGCGTCAACCTGTCGGGCACCACCGCCCCGCCCCCCGCTCCGCCTCTCCCCCCGTCGCGGCCCGCCGTGACCGCCGCGCCCGGTCAGCCCCCTCGGAGCGTGAACGCGTCGCTCGAGGACGAACTCAAGCAGGGCCGGGCCTCCCTCAAGAAGACCGACCACGGCGTCGTGCATCCGGAGCTGCCCGGCATCCGCACCCGCCGGGACAACCTGGCGCCCCATGAGTTCGCCGATCACACGCGCGACTCCCGGGCCTCCATCCACACGCTGATGGAGAACAATCCAAATGGGACGCAGTCCGTCGGCAACAAGATGCTGACGGACATCAACGGCAGCACCGCGAAGCTCAACAATGGCTCCCTGGGGACGGCGCAGAATCCGGCGACGGCCGTGGACATCCATGCCGGCAACAAGATGACCCACGGGCCCCGGCTGGGCGAGTTCGACCGGGTGGCCATCGGCAAGGATCTGGCCGCGCTGGACCCGAATGACCAGGCGGGCCGCGCCAGGGTGATTGAGAAGCACCAGCAGAAGGCGCTCCTCGAAACAAACTCGGCCTACCGTGCCGGTGGTCACGCGGGCGAGGGCCGGGCCAGCACGGTGAAATACAACGCCAATGAAGCCAGCTCCCCCCAGAATCGCGCCAACAGCATGGGGCATGAGATGGTTCACGCCCATCGCGCGGCCAATGGCATGCAGGTGGGAACGGTGCAGCAAAGCAATCTCCAGCACCACCCCGCCTTCGACGCGGCCAACAAGGTGGAAGCCGGAGGCGGCCAACGGCTCAAGGACAACATCAACTTCCACGCCCAGCTCAAGGAAGAGTTCGAGACGGTGGGGATGCAACCGACCCCGGGCCGTCCCAATGCTCCGTCGGAGAACAAGATCCGCCAGCAACTCGGGATGCCGCAGCGCACGGACTACTCGGGCCATACCCCCGCGACGGCCGCGGAGGGCCTGCAGGACATGAAGGAGCAGCCCGATACCCGGACCGCCTGGCAGAAGGTCAAGCGCGAGCCCATCCCCGGAGCGGAACAACGGGCCCAGGACGTCCAGCAGATCGTCAACCACCTGGAGAAGTGA
- the fabF gene encoding beta-ketoacyl-ACP synthase II, with protein sequence MEKRRVVVTGLGLISPCGTGVEKSWEALVRGQSGVGPITLFDASGLDCRIAGEVKDFRPEDFIERREVRRMDRFCQFAVSAADMAMKDSGLVITPQNAERVAVLVGSGIGGIGSMEETFRRVLEKGADRISPFFILQMIINMAPGYISLRHGIKGPSWSTNSACATSAHALGEALRGIQRGDYDAAVVGGAEAPITLLGVGGFAAMKALSTRNDAPERASRPFDVDRDGFVVAEGAGMLVLETWEHARARGAKVYAELSGYGASSDAYHVTHPAPGHEGAQRSMRLALADARLTPSDIGYINAHGTSTDVGDALEMEGIAQVFGEAAHRVAISSTKSMTGHMNGAAGAAEAVISVLALQRGVLPPTINLEKQDPRITLDCIPQRARERRVEAVMSNSFGFGGTNVSLVFQRPA encoded by the coding sequence ATGGAGAAGCGGCGCGTGGTGGTGACCGGGCTGGGGCTCATCAGCCCCTGCGGCACCGGCGTGGAGAAGAGCTGGGAGGCGCTCGTGCGAGGCCAGAGTGGCGTGGGGCCCATCACGCTCTTCGACGCGAGCGGGTTGGACTGCCGCATCGCCGGAGAGGTGAAGGACTTCCGTCCCGAGGACTTCATCGAGCGGCGGGAGGTGCGGCGGATGGACCGGTTCTGTCAGTTCGCGGTGAGCGCCGCGGACATGGCGATGAAGGACTCGGGACTGGTCATCACCCCCCAGAATGCCGAGCGGGTGGCGGTGCTCGTCGGCTCGGGGATTGGCGGCATCGGCAGCATGGAGGAGACGTTCCGGCGGGTGCTGGAGAAGGGGGCGGACCGCATCAGCCCCTTCTTCATCCTGCAGATGATCATCAACATGGCGCCGGGCTACATCTCACTGCGCCACGGCATCAAGGGCCCGAGCTGGTCCACCAACTCCGCGTGCGCCACCAGCGCCCACGCCCTGGGCGAGGCCCTGCGGGGCATCCAGCGCGGGGACTACGATGCCGCCGTGGTGGGTGGCGCCGAGGCGCCCATCACGCTCCTGGGCGTGGGCGGCTTCGCGGCGATGAAGGCGCTGTCCACGCGCAATGACGCCCCCGAGCGCGCCAGCCGGCCCTTCGACGTGGATCGCGATGGCTTCGTGGTGGCCGAGGGCGCGGGAATGCTGGTGCTGGAGACGTGGGAGCACGCCCGGGCGCGCGGCGCGAAGGTGTACGCGGAGCTGTCCGGCTATGGCGCCAGCTCGGACGCGTACCACGTGACGCACCCCGCGCCCGGCCACGAGGGCGCCCAGCGCAGCATGCGGCTGGCCCTGGCGGACGCGCGGCTCACGCCCTCGGACATCGGCTACATCAACGCCCATGGCACGTCCACGGACGTCGGCGACGCGCTGGAGATGGAGGGCATCGCCCAGGTGTTCGGCGAGGCGGCCCACCGGGTCGCCATCTCCTCCACCAAGTCCATGACGGGGCACATGAATGGCGCGGCCGGCGCGGCCGAGGCCGTCATCAGCGTGCTGGCGCTCCAGCGCGGGGTGCTGCCGCCCACCATCAACCTCGAGAAGCAGGATCCCCGAATCACGCTCGACTGCATCCCCCAGCGCGCGCGTGAGCGGCGGGTGGAGGCGGTGATGAGCAACTCGTTCGGCTTCGGGGGGACGAACGTGTCGCTCGTGTTCCAGCGGCCGGCATGA